From Rhododendron vialii isolate Sample 1 chromosome 7a, ASM3025357v1:
TGCCTTGAATTTTGCATCTATATAGCTTCTAGTCTTCTGATAATGACGGCGGAAACCCCCCAAGTTCATTGCCAACTTTCTGAGGTTGCGATGGAGGAGGAGAATTCTGGGTTGAGTTCGCATCAGGACCACCTGCTCAATGTCGGTGGACATTGCAATGGGATaaataacaacaataataatTGTAATAAGAAGAATGTGGGTGGGAAGGATGATCCTGACGGTTCTTATGTCTTTGTAAGCCCTAGCGAATCCGCTAATGGTGATCTCATCGATAGGGATCTCGAAGCAGATGGCGTCAACAAGTCGCACGTGGTTTCTGAATCTATTGATGTAGAGGGCCAAGTTGGGAAATTGAAGCATGATAATGGCGAAGTTGCACCTGCGGAGTCTAATTGCGTTGGTGTGGAGTCTAATTGCATTGGTGAGGGCACTGATGTAGTCCCCCCAGTAGGCAAACAAAAGCCCACTGTGGCTGGAGTTGATGTTGTTGGGCAGCAGGTCCAATTTCCAATTGACATTGTGGAATCTGTTTGCGAGGAGGGGCTTATTAATGGAGATGCAAGACTTGACAAGGAAATTGAGCCGGATTCTGCTTGTGATCTTGAACAGAATCAGGAATTTCCGGCAGAGGTTGATCGAAGCAGAACACCACTGCTTAATGATGGAAAGATTGAGTCTAAGGAACAAATTAATTTAAGTTCAGGTGCAGAGTCAGGGGCTGTTGTGGAATGCCAAGTGCTGGTTTCCGAGGAGGACAAACCTGTGAAACAAATTGCCAGTGAAAATAGCGAACAAGCACAAGCTGTGTTTTCAGAGCCTTCTGAATGCGACTCCTCATTGCTCAATGAAGGCAAGTTGAATTCTGAGGACCATGCTATTGTAGAGTTACCTGCAGAGCTACAAGGGAGTCAAGAATCCCAAGTGATGGTTTCAGAGGCTGCTGAGTGTGAGTTGCCTGGGGTTGAGGTTCAGCTTGATGaggaaaatttaaatttaaattcaaCCGCTGAGTTAGGGGAGGAATCTCAAATGTTGGTTTCGGAGCTTGGTGATCTCAATCATGGGGAGGAGAAACCCGAGAAGCAAAGTACGCCAACAACTGCAGATTTTAGGGAGAGCGAGGACACACAGATTGTCGATTCAGAGCCTTCTGAATGCAAATCATCAAGCAATGATGAAACCATTTTGAAATCCGAGGAGAGTGCTTATATAGAGCTATATACACAGGTGGAAGGGAGTGACGAGTCTCAAGTTATTGTTTCAGAGGCTGCGAAATGCAAGTCGCTTGATGTTGATATGACAGAGGTGATTGCTGAGGTAGAATCTGCTGAATTGCAGTCTCATCATCTTGATAACGGGGATGTAAAGCTTGATGAGGAAGAGAAAGCAGATTTGACATCGAATGTAAAAGAAAATCAGGAATCACAGCTATTGGTACATGATTGCCTTAATGGTAGATCAGAAGAGGTGAACGAAATAGCAAAATTAGCCAATGAAACCGTCCCATTGGAAGCAGAAGTTGCTGACGAACATGTTTTGCATTTAAGTAATGGCAGCTGCCCTAGTCCTCGTGTATATGGTGGTATGATGCAAGATCAAGTCTGTAATGAACTCATTCATGGCTGTCAAAATACAACTGAATTCAATGGCTCTGCAAACATCGAAAGCTTGCCTGACTCTGCTGATTGCCAGAGATCAGAATTTGAGACCGGGAATCTCTGTTGTCCCGCTGAAGAGGCCAAAGTAGAAATTGAGTTTAAGCATGACACTGTCGAAGGCGAGATATCAACAAGTTTTAACAAGGTGAGCTCAGGAACTGAAAGTGTTCTTTCTGCTAACCCTGTAGGAAATATATCAACTTCACGAGGTGCCGAAGTTAATAGCGAGTCTGAAGTTTCAAATGGGGTGATAGATTGTGCATCCATCCAGCCAATTGCAGTTGATAGTCTTGATTCTGAATATCATGCTATTGATGAACTTCAAAATGGATATGGTGCTAACATGAAGTCAGAATCTCACATTGAGACCTGTCCTCCGGTAAGCATACAAGATATGCCTAGCAGTGATCGGGACATATCTCAATCTGAGGTTGTGGATAGCTCCGTTGTTAACTCTGGAAGCGAGCCAAGCTATGTCCAGGAGGCTTGGGGTGTCCAAGAAGATGGAGATAAAGTTAATGGTGGAGATGGAGATAATTTTGACGTCCTTAAGTGTCAAAAGGTTGATGCTTCGGATGGAAATATTGCTGATGCTTTGAAAGAAAAGAGTTCTGATGCTTTGAATGAACAGAGTGCGGGGGTAGAGGGTGTGAAGAGGCCATTCAACTTCTTGATTAAGGTTCCAAGATTTGACGATGAAAACCTAAGAGAACAAATCAGACATGCCCATCTACAAGTTAATGAGAAAACACACCAAAGGGATGCCATTCGAGATGATATTCACATGATTACGGTAAGAAATCCCTGAGGAATGCTTTTCTcgtctttgtttatttttatgattcgaTATTATACGATTGATTTGATGCTCCTACTAACAGGGAAGTCGTCAGCAACTTCGTGATGGTTGCGAAGCTGCCAGATCAGAAGAGAGAGGTGCAAGAGGATTACTTAATTTGAAACGCAAGGAAATAGATTCTGTCCAATATGTGATTAATAGGGTGAAGAATGCTATTTCTGTTGAGGATATGAATGTCAGGGTAAgcactcttcttttttgtgtctGAGGATTAGCTTTCCCGATTGTAATGGGCTAATGGCGCTCATATGATTGAAAACTTGGCCTTGAACCAGATAAACAATATGGAGCACATGATACAACATGAAACACTGCctttgaaagaagaaaaacatcTCATTCGTCAGATCAACCAACTGAAGCATCTTCGTGATCAGCTTTCTTCTAACATGGGTAGCCAGGATGAAGTTCAGCAGGCTCTGGATCAGAGAGACCAAAATGAGGAGAAGCTGAAGGTATGCGTACTTCCTCCTCCTTTTGGCTGGTCATTTAACACCAATTCGTTTGCTTTTCTGAAATAGTCCGAGATGAAAGTAAGAAATGTAGGATATCTGACCTCCATTTATTGCTGCTTACACGTTTACCATGTCTGATAGCATAGAAGTCGGAGCAGCTCATCTTAAGTGTTGAGTAGATTTTTGCATGGTTGATCTAATTTTCAACAAATACAGATTTTAAAGAAGGAACTCGATTGCCTCAAggtcaaggtttcaaaaactcAGGCATCCGCTTTGGCAGCAGATGAGAAATGGAATGAGGAAAGCAAAAAGCTCAACGAACTTCATGTTCAGTTTAGAGCAGCAGATAGAGTCCGTCAAGAAGCATACATGCATTTGCAGAATCTGAAGGGACAATTGTATGATAAGGTCTGTTTTTATTATCTGTttttttaagaagtcaattTAGTTTTCTCTAAGAGAGTTTGTTGAGCCGTTTAAGTTGTCGGGGAGTGCTCTTAGCCCTCCGCTTATTCGTCCTTCCTTCCACATGTTGAGGGCTGTTAAATTCAAAATACTGGGAAGCATAAGAAGCCTAAGCTAAATGTCAGCCTTTAAAGATGCAGTAATTCACACACATTTTGGTAGTGGTACAAGACCATGGCACAATCTATTTTAGTATTGTCTATGATGGTTAGCTGATTGTTGTAAGGATTACTCTTAAGTAGCATGGCGCAGACACACAAGGAACACAGACATGAAACTGAGATGCTAAATTCCAAGAAATACTGGACAAGAAAAACCGAGGGCACATTATGTgtaaatattagtttaatgttTTATTCGTGGACACTGAAATATGCCTATCAAAATAGGTGAAATAAAGAAGACCATATAGTCCACGACCAAAATGAATGAATGCTTTATTTAATCATTGTATCCCCTGTGATATTTATTTTTCAGATTAATGTATTTTGTTTATGTCTTAGACATGGAAATGTGCATTCCTAAGTATCGGAATAGTATGTAATTCTGAAGAACTaaagaaataagaagaaaaacatAGTACTCGAGTAATGGTTGTGCGCCACCTTCTTAGAACTTAGAAGTGTGTGTTTCTTAGGGATTACTAGCAGTCACCTTGTATTATCCATGACTGAAGCATTATATTTATTGAGTTTAACTGAAGAACACCAGGATAATCTGGTAAATTGTATATTCCTTGACACGCACATGATATGAAGGCAATTGTAGATTCCTTGTTAGAGTTTTGATAGTTGGAGTTATAAAAAAAGTGATTTGGCACTTTATTTGATAGTTGTATGTTTgaatttttaatatttcagAAAACTTGGTTAAAAGAAACCGTGTTGGAGTTCAGAAAAAAACTAAACGAGATCAAGTTAGATTTGTTTCAAatagattgagttggttttttgAATAGGGGTAGCCGTTGTGTCGTATCATGTttgagtcgtgtcattttgGATTTGTGTCAAAACACTTGTACCTTAAACATGTCATATGTCTTGACTCTAACCTGATCTGCTTAAAATTGTGTCGGACTCTGGTTGACACTGTCGACACCATTAGTTAAAATCTTTTATAAGATTTATATACGAATGACCTGTTTAATCCAAAAATGGGAGACACCAAGTTGTGTTCTCCCTTTATATGTTGGAATAGATAGATGAACACTTTTTCAATACCATCATAATCACTGAAACTataaaccaacaaaaacaaatccaatttTTAATTAGTATAATAATGTGCATGCCATGCCTTTCCATTGATCTTTAAGGAAGCACAAGTAGGTTACGGGTGGGCATCATGTCCCGTCATCAAATTTAATGGTTCGAACTGTAAAATTAAACAGTTATCACGTCCTTCTTGAGTCACGTTAGTCCATACCATTTAATTTATGTGTTGTCGGTCATGTAATATTCATGTTCGTTTCAAAAGTAGTTGACCCAAACCTTCTTAACTTCATTTGGGTTTGAGTCATGTTGACAGGTCGTGTCCGATATTTCCACCCCTAGTTTTGAATgttacaaaaaactaaaagagATCGATTTGGGTCATTCATAATGTACAATTGAGGAAAATGGATTGAATTTTTCAATCTTGGTGACCAATAGTGTTTTGCAAATATACACACATAACTTTATCCTGGAAACTCCtgaaaaaaatgaccaaaactAGGTGTTTCCATTTCTAATAATGGTAATGTACCCCAGAATATCAAAAAATGTCTCGTTTAGTGCAAGATAGTATGGACATTGCCTTTTGGAAGCAAatgtttcattcattttttgttgggttgtGAATCTAATCAACTCCTCGATTACATTCTCATGTCTCCAGGATGTTAGTTTTGGAACTTTACATGATTACTATTCACCAATGGGGAAAAAACTTGTATACGGACCATGTGGTCTTCGATTGAAACCTACTATTGTCTGGGGAAAGATTGAAAAGGCTGATAAACTGGCCACCTTCTGTTTACCATTATTTTGAGTCTCGACTAGGATATCAATTTGATTAATTTCCTgaaatgcaatttttcttggtGAAACTTCACTTATGTTCGTTCTATTTTGAGTATTGAAGCATCTACGCGTATTGCTTATGCTGTATAGAGATTGTTTCTACTCCTCCTGTGATCATTGATTTTTCCCTCTTTGTGTGTTTATCTAAGCATGTGTTATTAATTGATTGGGATGAGTTTTGGTGGATGATTTCTCAAGATTGGCCACATGTTTGTTTCACATACGTACATGAGAGCGATCTAGTCCTTTGACCTGGTAGTTCTCAAAGTAGTAAGACTGGTCAGCGATCCCTAATATTATTTCCTAACCCTAAACAGGTTTTCCCCTGTTTAGAGTTTGTCTTCATAGTGATGTCAATCTTCAGGATGATTTATACATTTTTTCCCCAGTGTACATGGTTGTATTTCTATaacattttggttttgctttgcaCAAGAAACTTGGTCATCAACCAAAGAAAAGTTCATTTAGCAAACAACGAGATTATATTGTGAGTAAACTCTGTTAACTTGCAGAACGCACAGTTTCGGAAGTACAAGAACGATACAACAGCAGCTTATGAGTACGCATCCAATCAGGACAAAGAGGGACTTCACCGTCTTTGTGTTAATCAGGTTGGTCCATGCTCATCTGTTGTCTACATTGAAATTTGAGCTACAATTTTTTActtagattttgaattgtttaGGTGGAGAAAATCATGGACTTATGGAACAAGGACCATGAGTTCCGAAAAGAGTATCTCAGATGCAACACAAGGAGTACGCTGAGGAGATTTAGGACGTCTGACGGTCGTGCACTTGGCCCTGATGAGGAGCCGATTGCACTGCCCAACTTTGTGGATGATAGGTCTCTTCCAACCCCTTGCAACGAAACCTCTGAGTTACCAATTTCCACACTGGAACAAGAAAAGCAAGGGTCAACCATGGCAGGTGAAGGAACATATAGTAAATCCACAGTAAAGGTGGTAGAACAAATTGATCAGACAGCAAATGCTAAAAAACCTGGGAAGCCTACTTTGAGTACTGGCTTGGAAACTGTTTCTGGTAGGGACAAGGCTGAAGAGATGTCCGAGGTAGAGCCTAAAAAATCAAAGGAGGAGCAAGAGTTGGCCAGGAAAGAAGAGGAATTGAGGAAGGAAGCAGCAGCAGCCAAGCTGAAAGAACAACTACGGCAGGAGGAGAAGGCCAAAGCTAAGGAGGCATTagagaggaagagaagaaaTGCAGAGAAGGCCCAGATTAAGGCTGAGTTACGTGCACAGAAGGAGGCTGAACAGAAAGAGAAGGTGACTTCCTTGAACTTTGTTAGTGTCATTTAATAGATTTTAGTAAGTGCACATGAATTACTCTTGCCATAGATTAGTTATTGTTTTGATGTTCCTGTAATGTTTATGTATGTATGACATTTGTCCAGGAAAGGGAGAAGAAggcaaagaagaaggagagaAAGAAGGCAGCTGCCTCGGAGGGCTCTGATGGTAACAATGAAGGAGAAACTGCTCTGACATCAGAATCCCCATTTTTTACTGCCAAGGAGGCCGAAACCGAGGAGAGTCCTGTGACAATTACAAAAAGGCCTCAAAAAGCATCCCAGTTTACAAAGCAGAGCAAGACAAAATCTATCCCTCCACCTCTTCGCAACAGGGGTAAAAGAAGGATGCAGCAATGGATTTGGATCATTTTTACTGCCGTGGTGGTTCTTGCCCTGTTCTTGTTGGGTAATATTGGCTTCTACTCCAACCTTGGGCACAACCTTCGAATGCGAAACTATGGCTTCTGAATAGTTTTGCCGGCTGGTTGGCAATCAACAAGGGTTGGTGGACAAGATAAAGTAGACAATTCTTTTTACACCGAGGTGTTGACAGTGACTCTCGAAGATGGCAGAGATAGAATGCAAACAGAGGCGGGGAAGGAGTTATCGATTCATAACGGTTATAGCGAGCTCTTTCATTCTCTATTTGCTACATGTTCCACCCACTCCTcgcccttgtttttttttcctttcgttGGCTTTCAGTTGTTATAATTGGCTTTTTATTTTACACACATATGATAGTAGATTGGTTCTGTGATATGGTATATGAACTAGAACGGAACAGTTTCAGTTTTGCTTCCAACCATTATGGTAATAAACACATTTATTCGTGGCAGTGCTCGAATCTCTTTCCCAATCTCTCTAGTATATCTAAACACTTGCACCAGAGTTACTAGGTCAGAAACTACATTGCCATTGATTCTCTTAACTTTTTATTCAGTATAACCATTTGAGGGTTTGGGGTGCAGTTACAACTGCTACAAGAATGGCGAACTTGACAATTGCACGTATCGGTTTTTGATGACAATCAAGGGGTGATGATTGGGTGTAATGTAGCTTGCCCCGAGTGTCTGGTAAGTGGAAACAGTAAGAGAATTGCCATATCTATTCACATCCAAATTCAAtccttctattttctttttctgttgtgTTGTGTTGGAAAGAGTGATGAAAACCGCAGAAATGGGGGGTCGAGAATTAGATCATGGGCTACGCATTTGTTTGAGCTAAGGAGTAGGCCAAGTCCAAGGGATGATTAATGCAAGCACATCACTGCTCATCATTGCTGCTCTTCAAGTTCTTGTGGATGCAAGGGGGACTAATATATTTGTTGAGGTAATTCAGCCCAACCACAACGTCCCAACCTTAACTCTCTGCTTCCACACTAGCACATCACTGCTCTTATCATCGCTCTTTGATTGTAGCAGCAGCCAGTCACTGCATGTGTGACCCATTCTTGGCATATTTGTAAACAAGGTAGATGTTGCCATCATGAACGCAGAACccagaaaccctaattatgtTGGAATGATTGATCTGTTTTAAGATGTTGATCTCATTGGAGACGTCTCCTTTCATGACCTGAATAGCGGCCTCATCTCCCTTGAAGGAACCTGGTATACAGGAGAGCCCTTTATTCTGTTGGCTGCCCTGAATAACTCCGTGGCTTTCTGCCATTTTTCGAACTTATACACAGTGAGGGATACGATTGCGTACCGAACCCCTTCCAATGAGACTGACCACGATTTGCTATTGGTTGTGACCATGCCCTTGTAATTGGCTGATTCCGCGGTGTTCTTTAGAACCGGAACTGATTCTCCATGTGGATGGCagcaacaaaagaagcaaaatagAAATCCGGTTAAGGCAACAAGGAGGAGCTAGGACAGCACCTCCAACCCCACCGCTGATGGAAACACACTTTTGGGAGGAACTGCCTTGCTTCCCAACTGGGATGGCCGTTAACTCAGGGATGGACGGAAACAGTGGAGAGACAGTCGTGACGATGATCTTGCATGGTGGGTTCAGTTTTAAGGTGGACGAGGATATATAGGGGAGAAGGGGAAAATGATGCTAGCTgtttgtgggcagcgtgccttGAAAAAGAAGGGCGGATCGATGAGTGCGCTTTCTTTTGACAGATgaacg
This genomic window contains:
- the LOC131333625 gene encoding uncharacterized protein LOC131333625, with translation MTAETPQVHCQLSEVAMEEENSGLSSHQDHLLNVGGHCNGINNNNNNCNKKNVGGKDDPDGSYVFVSPSESANGDLIDRDLEADGVNKSHVVSESIDVEGQVGKLKHDNGEVAPAESNCVGVESNCIGEGTDVVPPVGKQKPTVAGVDVVGQQVQFPIDIVESVCEEGLINGDARLDKEIEPDSACDLEQNQEFPAEVDRSRTPLLNDGKIESKEQINLSSGAESGAVVECQVLVSEEDKPVKQIASENSEQAQAVFSEPSECDSSLLNEGKLNSEDHAIVELPAELQGSQESQVMVSEAAECELPGVEVQLDEENLNLNSTAELGEESQMLVSELGDLNHGEEKPEKQSTPTTADFRESEDTQIVDSEPSECKSSSNDETILKSEESAYIELYTQVEGSDESQVIVSEAAKCKSLDVDMTEVIAEVESAELQSHHLDNGDVKLDEEEKADLTSNVKENQESQLLVHDCLNGRSEEVNEIAKLANETVPLEAEVADEHVLHLSNGSCPSPRVYGGMMQDQVCNELIHGCQNTTEFNGSANIESLPDSADCQRSEFETGNLCCPAEEAKVEIEFKHDTVEGEISTSFNKVSSGTESVLSANPVGNISTSRGAEVNSESEVSNGVIDCASIQPIAVDSLDSEYHAIDELQNGYGANMKSESHIETCPPVSIQDMPSSDRDISQSEVVDSSVVNSGSEPSYVQEAWGVQEDGDKVNGGDGDNFDVLKCQKVDASDGNIADALKEKSSDALNEQSAGVEGVKRPFNFLIKVPRFDDENLREQIRHAHLQVNEKTHQRDAIRDDIHMITGSRQQLRDGCEAARSEERGARGLLNLKRKEIDSVQYVINRVKNAISVEDMNVRINNMEHMIQHETLPLKEEKHLIRQINQLKHLRDQLSSNMGSQDEVQQALDQRDQNEEKLKILKKELDCLKVKVSKTQASALAADEKWNEESKKLNELHVQFRAADRVRQEAYMHLQNLKGQLYDKNAQFRKYKNDTTAAYEYASNQDKEGLHRLCVNQVEKIMDLWNKDHEFRKEYLRCNTRSTLRRFRTSDGRALGPDEEPIALPNFVDDRSLPTPCNETSELPISTLEQEKQGSTMAGEGTYSKSTVKVVEQIDQTANAKKPGKPTLSTGLETVSGRDKAEEMSEVEPKKSKEEQELARKEEELRKEAAAAKLKEQLRQEEKAKAKEALERKRRNAEKAQIKAELRAQKEAEQKEKEREKKAKKKERKKAAASEGSDGNNEGETALTSESPFFTAKEAETEESPVTITKRPQKASQFTKQSKTKSIPPPLRNRGKRRMQQWIWIIFTAVVVLALFLLGNIGFYSNLGHNLRMRNYGF